ACTGGCATAGGGGATCAGGGTTGTAAACCCGATGAGCACTGCAAACAGCACTCCATAGGGGATCTTGAGAAGGGTGAAGACCACGATCTGACCCAGCGCCAGGATCAGCGCGAGGAGCACTTGCCCGCCGAAGTAGCCACGAAAGGTACGCGCCAGGGTGCTGGTCACCACCACACGCCACTCATCCGGGAGCCAGCGGACCAGCCCCTTGGTAATCGATTCACCTCCAATCAGGAAGAACACCGCCAGCACAAGCACGATCACGGTGTTGATCGTGGTGCCGAGTGTGGCCCCAAGGATGCTCAGAAACCGCTGACTGAGCTGACTGGCCAAGGTGCTTGCACGGGAGAGCAAATCGCTGCTGAGATCTCCAAACTCATTGGGCAGGCCACGGATTGACGCCCACTCCTGAAGACGGTTGACCCACGCCTGTGCCGCCAGAAGCAGTCCAGGCAGAGCATTGATCAACTGGCCAAGCTGCTCAATGAGCAGCGGCACCAGGGTCACAGCAGCGAAGGCCAGTGCGCCGGTCGTAGCGAGCGTGACGAACACAATCGCCACCCAGCGGCGAATCCCTCGACCGGTGAGCCAGCGGCAGGGAATATCCAGCAGGAAGGCGATCAACGCAGCCGTGAGGAACAGGCCCGGGAACGGAGCCAGCGGCAGGAGGAGCTGACGGATGACAAACAGGTTGAGGGTCAGCAACGGCAGCACCAATCCCCAGCGAATCCAGGCTGGCCAGGACGTCATGGATTGGAGGGGGCGCAGATCAAAGGGAGCTCAGCTTGTCAACGGCACTCGCCTTATGGCACCAAACATCTCGTCTGGCGGCAACATCGAAAGATTGCAATCGCTGGCGATCAATCCATTTGCTTGAGGTAGTCAAGACTGCCCAGATCCTGCAAACGCGCGTCCTTGTTAACGACGGTGTCATGCAGCTGTTGGCGGTAGGCCTCAAGTCGTTCCGCCAGCACACCACCCTCCACAGCAAGGATCTGTGCAGCCAACAAGCCTGCATTCAGGCCTCCCCCGATCGCCACCGTGGCCACCGGAATACCACCGGGCATCTGCACAATCGAATGCAAGGAGTCGACACCTGACAGTGCTTTGCTCTGCACCGGCACACCGATCACAGGCAAGGTGGTGAGTGACGCCACCATGCCAGGCAGATGGGCTGCGCCGCCAGCGCCGGCAATGATCACGGCTAGCCCACGCTGGCGAGCCTGCTGGGCGAAGTTGACCATCTCCAAGGGCGTGCGGTGAGCCGAGAGCACGCGCACCTCCACCGACACCCCCAGCTGTTTCAACACCTCCACGGCAGGGTGGAGGCTCGGAAGGTCGGAATCACTGCCCATGATGACGGCGACCCTGGGCACGGAACCTGGATCAACAGAAGGGGATGGCAACTCGGCCACAGGCAAGAACCGGAAGGACAGCGAGACTGCCATCGTCCCGCACCGGCTTGAGCCGGCCCCACCGCATGCGTCGGATCACCGATGTGCGTCTCCCCCGGCGCCCCGGAAGCAACGACCCTGTCGGTCTGTCCTGGCTCAGCCTGGATGATCACAATCTGATCACAGCCACCGGTCCCATGCCGGCTGGTGGAGCGATGGCGGGGGAGAGCTGGCATGGAGACAGGCTCAGTCAGCGGGGTATCGATCTTCAGATCAATGGAGGTCTTGGCCTGGCCTTCACGGAACTCTCGGACCAAGATCTACCGAGGCTCCTGGAGTTGCTGGAGCTGCTTTGGCGCGATGGAGTCGAGGCGATCGCTCCAACCCTGGTCACCTGTGGGGTGACCCCTTTACGCCAATCACTGGCCGTACTCCGGAAGGCCCGGGACCGGCATTCAACAGGCCGCTGCCAACTACTGGGAGCACATCTTGAGGGCCCGTTTCTGGCGGAAGCCCGGCGGGGTGCACACCCGCTGGAGCACATCGCTGCTCCCAGCGTCGCGGCCCTGAAAGAACGAATCGCGGGATTTGAAACCGAGATCAGCCTGATCACCCTGGCGCCAGAGCAACCGGGAGCTCAAGCCTTGCTCAGTCACCTGAAAGAGCTCGGCATCCAAGTGGCACTGGGTCACAGCACTGCAAACGCCGACCAGGCAGCCCTGGCGTTCAGCCAGGGCGTCGACATGATCACGCATGCTTTCAATGCCATGCCTGGACTGCACCACCGCGCTCCTGGGCCGCTAGGGGAAGCCTGCCGACGTGGCGATATTGCTCTTGGGCTGATTGCCGATGGCGTGCATGTACATCCCACGACTGCTGTTTTGTTGCAACGGATGGCGGGAGATCAGCTGGTGCTGGTGAGTGATGCCCTTGCGCCCTACGGGCTGGCTGAAGGAGAACATCGCTGGGACGAGCGAGTGCTGCTGGTGAACAACGGCACCTGCCGACTGGAAGACGGCACCTTGGCCGGTGTGACCCTGCCCTTGCTCGAAGGAACCTGCCGCCTGGCGAGCTGGAGCGGTGACGCCGATGGTGCAATCTGGGCCTCAACCATGGCACCCAGAGAAGTGCTTACGGAAAGTCTTGAAGACCACTGGCTGATTGGAAACATGCTCAGCGACCTGCTGCGCTGGGAATGGAACGCATCAGAACGCAAGTTGGCCTGGCGGGGGGCTGCGTAAAATTCAGTCGCAGCGAGTGAATTGATGGCCCCCGAGCAACTGCTGAATGACAAGCAGGCCGAGAAAAAGGAAGTCAAGGGCTATTTCGAGACCACAGGCTTCGATCGCTGGAACCGCATTTACAGCGACAGCGATGACGTCAATAAGGTCCAACGCAATATCAGGATCGGGCACCAGAAAACCGTTGATGAGGTCCTGGCCTGGATCAAGGAGAGTGGGCAGTTCAACGACGTGAGTTTCTGCGATGCCGGTTGCGGCGTCGGCAGTCTGAGCATCCCTCTAGCAAGCATGGGAGCCGGTTCTATTCATGCCAGCGACATCTCTGAAGCAATGGCCGAGGAGGCTGAGCGACGGGCGCGTGATGCGGGCCTGGACATGTCCAAACTCAATTTCGCAGCCAGCGATCTGGAAAGCCTCAGCGGCTCATTTCACACCGTGTGCTGTCTGGATGTGTTCATTCACTACCCCCAGGAGGCTGCTGAAGAGATGGTGCGGCACCTCTGCTCTCTCACCAATCAACGCCTGATCGTGAGCTTCGCGCCCTACACACCGCTCCTGGCAGCTCTGAAGAGCATTGGCCAGTTGTTCCCAGGACCCAGCAAAACCACCCGCGCCTACACCCTCAAGGAGAAAGGAATTGTGGCCGCAGCCGAAGCCAGCGGCTTCAAACCCATGCGACGCAGCCTCAATAAGGCGCCTTTCTACTTTTCCAGACTGATCGAATTTCAAAAGGCCTGAACAACTTTTGGAAGAGACCATGGTTCAAGACCCATCAGGACCCGAACTGACTCTGCAGTTTGAGTAACGCATAGGGAGGCGTGTCACTGACAAAGTCAGCCGACCCCACATCACCGCTAAAAACGCCGCCCTGACCGATCAGGGTCGCGCCGTGGTCCCTGGGGAAGAGATCACCGAGCGAAAGATTCATTGATCCTGATCCCAGGCTTGGCGTCACATCGACGCTGGGCTGAAGCGAGCCGAAGGAACGGGTTTGAATGTTGCCGTCCTCAAAGGTCAGGGTTCCCTGGCCATGGGTCAAGAACTCCATTTCGCCGTTCAGCACTCGTCGTTCGACCACCTCTTCGAGCCCATAAAAGGAACCATTGGCCTGTTCACAGCCCAGCACAACTCCCCCCAACCGAGCCACCGCAAGCTTGTAACTGACCGAATCACCCACCGACAGGACTGAATCCTGATTGGCATCGATGAAGGTGCCGGATTCCACGTTGCAGAACAACACTTTGAGCTGTTTTGTCTAGCGGAGATCGACGCCGGAACTGGTCCCGGAACCGCCTGGGGAACAGCCCATCAACGGGCAGAGCAGCGAACCCAAAGCAATAGCGGAAACCGACCTAGGCATGGCATCAACCACTGAGCTCACTCAATGCTGACAAGTCATGGTGAACCTGAGCTGAACCAGAACGTTGATGGCGGCTCACAGCTGAGGTGCAGATCATTCAGCTGCAGACGCCAGGCGTGAAGTCGGTAGCCCCCGTCTCCTGGGGTCGCCACATCACTGATGCGCTGATCGTTCAGGTACAGCGGATCACCGAGGAGGGGAGATCCCAGTTGCGCGAGATGAATGCGGATCTGATGAGGTCGTCCTGTTGTGATCGATACCTGCAGACGATCTCCCTGCGGACAGCGTTCCAGCAGCTTCAGCTCACTGTGGGCTTGGAGTCGCCCCCGGATCACCCCATCCGATTGGGGCAGCGGTCCCCAGACCCAGCCCAGCCAGGGATGGGGCCGCTCGACCACATCCGTGTTCACGGCAAGAGACGTCCCGAACTCGAGCCCTGCCACACGCTGAGCCCAGGCCTGATAGATCTTGCAGGTTCCCGAAGCAGGCTGAAACTCTCGCGAGAGAGCGGATCTGGTGGTCGGGTTGCGTGCACAGACCTGCAATCCGGAAGTGAAGCGACCAAGGCGATGCACAGGCTTGGGAACCAGCGGATCACCCAGCTGGCAACTGCGCTGATCCAAAAGCGTCGCGAGCGTGTGCTGAAGGAAGCCACCACCAGGCATCACTGGCAGTCCGGAGGGTTTGTTGATCACCAGCAGATCCCCATCGTCATATTCCACCGACCAGGAGTCGGGGATCGCTGGCTCGATCCATGGAGGACGGCACCAGAGCAGCTCTGCCTGATCGGGTAGCCGTCGATCCTTGAGGAGACGCTTTCCGTTACAGCGGATTTCACCAGCAGCAAGACGTCGAAGCCAGACGTCCTCAGTGGAGTGGGCATAACGCTCAGCTAGCAGCGCGCTGATCAGCGTGCCGTGATTGCCAGCGTGCGTGATGTCCCGGTACGTCCATCCCTGATTGAGTGCAGCTGGACGCCAACCCTCAGGCAAAGGCGATGCCTGTTGGCTTGTCACTCCACCAGACGATTCTGCAAGGCGTAACGCACCAGCTCGGTTCGGCTGGATGTACCGGTTTTGATGAACAACCTGCTCACGTATTTCTCCACGTTTCGGATTGATGTCTCCAGCTGGCGGGCGATTTCTTTGTTCATCAATCCCTCTGCCACGAGTTGCAGAACACTGGATTCCCTGGGCGTGAAATTGTGCTGGACAGGATCGCTGGAGGGCAGTGCCTCCGCCTGAGCGAGAAGAGAGCGAATTTCAGTGATCTGTTTCGCCATTTGCCCCATGTCGGCATCCGCGAAGCGGGCTGCTTCCTGCAAGAGGCGCTGCTGACGCTGGGCCACGTTGCTCACACGCGCCACCAACTCATCCGGGTCAAAGGGTTTAGGGATGTAATCATCAACACCCGCCAGATAGCCCTGAGTGCGATCTGCAGTCATGCCCTTGGCGGTGAGGAAAATCACGGGAGTACCGCCCAAACGCTCATCAGCTCTGAGTTTGTTGAGCAGCCCGTAGCCGTCCAGCCTGGGCATCATCACGTCACTGATGACCACATCAGGAAGCATCTGTTGCGCCTTGGCAAACCCATCCTCACCATCAACAGCCGTGGTGACATCAAAGCCCTCATCTTCAAGGTAGGCCTGCACTGCTGAACGCAAGCCAGGTTCGTCGTCGACCAGTAGCAGACGAACTGTTGGCGGCTCAGGCTGAGAGGGCTGCTCAGGCTGGGAGGATTGTTCGGGCTGGGAGGTTGTCAAGGCCTGACCTCATCTGGCCGGAATCTAGGGGCGTCAGGGCGCTGGCAACCGCAAGACTTCTTGGGATTCGATCAACTCAGTGGAATAACCAAGCTCTCTAGCCATCTCCGAGAGACCGGAGGGGTCCTGGCCAGCGAGGTCGGGATGACAGGCCGCCCACCAGACCAGATGGTCTTCACGCGTGGACGCACGCCTGGTCCCCCCTGGGTTGAGTTTGCGCACATAGATGGCTTCGGTATCCCTGGTGACACGCAGCGGCTCTTCGCGACTGCAGTTCACCGACTCGGTGGGAATCACGAGATTGTCGGCGGATTCCTGCCACAGCTTGAACCTGCGTATCTCGGGATCAGCAGGGTCTCCCGAGACCGCAAAGATCCCCAAGGTGTACTCCTCAGCCCCCTCACCCTGATCCAGCACCACCAAATCAACAGGACGCATGGCCTTCATCTGCTCAAGCAGCTGTT
Above is a window of Synechococcus sp. BIOS-U3-1 DNA encoding:
- a CDS encoding N-acetylglucosamine-6-phosphate deacetylase: MRRITDVRLPRRPGSNDPVGLSWLSLDDHNLITATGPMPAGGAMAGESWHGDRLSQRGIDLQINGGLGLAFTELSDQDLPRLLELLELLWRDGVEAIAPTLVTCGVTPLRQSLAVLRKARDRHSTGRCQLLGAHLEGPFLAEARRGAHPLEHIAAPSVAALKERIAGFETEISLITLAPEQPGAQALLSHLKELGIQVALGHSTANADQAALAFSQGVDMITHAFNAMPGLHHRAPGPLGEACRRGDIALGLIADGVHVHPTTAVLLQRMAGDQLVLVSDALAPYGLAEGEHRWDERVLLVNNGTCRLEDGTLAGVTLPLLEGTCRLASWSGDADGAIWASTMAPREVLTESLEDHWLIGNMLSDLLRWEWNASERKLAWRGAA
- the purE gene encoding 5-(carboxyamino)imidazole ribonucleotide mutase, whose protein sequence is MAVSLSFRFLPVAELPSPSVDPGSVPRVAVIMGSDSDLPSLHPAVEVLKQLGVSVEVRVLSAHRTPLEMVNFAQQARQRGLAVIIAGAGGAAHLPGMVASLTTLPVIGVPVQSKALSGVDSLHSIVQMPGGIPVATVAIGGGLNAGLLAAQILAVEGGVLAERLEAYRQQLHDTVVNKDARLQDLGSLDYLKQMD
- a CDS encoding response regulator transcription factor codes for the protein MTTSQPEQSSQPEQPSQPEPPTVRLLLVDDEPGLRSAVQAYLEDEGFDVTTAVDGEDGFAKAQQMLPDVVISDVMMPRLDGYGLLNKLRADERLGGTPVIFLTAKGMTADRTQGYLAGVDDYIPKPFDPDELVARVSNVAQRQQRLLQEAARFADADMGQMAKQITEIRSLLAQAEALPSSDPVQHNFTPRESSVLQLVAEGLMNKEIARQLETSIRNVEKYVSRLFIKTGTSSRTELVRYALQNRLVE
- the bchM gene encoding magnesium protoporphyrin IX methyltransferase, with protein sequence MAPEQLLNDKQAEKKEVKGYFETTGFDRWNRIYSDSDDVNKVQRNIRIGHQKTVDEVLAWIKESGQFNDVSFCDAGCGVGSLSIPLASMGAGSIHASDISEAMAEEAERRARDAGLDMSKLNFAASDLESLSGSFHTVCCLDVFIHYPQEAAEEMVRHLCSLTNQRLIVSFAPYTPLLAALKSIGQLFPGPSKTTRAYTLKEKGIVAAAEASGFKPMRRSLNKAPFYFSRLIEFQKA
- a CDS encoding pseudouridine synthase family protein; protein product: MTSQQASPLPEGWRPAALNQGWTYRDITHAGNHGTLISALLAERYAHSTEDVWLRRLAAGEIRCNGKRLLKDRRLPDQAELLWCRPPWIEPAIPDSWSVEYDDGDLLVINKPSGLPVMPGGGFLQHTLATLLDQRSCQLGDPLVPKPVHRLGRFTSGLQVCARNPTTRSALSREFQPASGTCKIYQAWAQRVAGLEFGTSLAVNTDVVERPHPWLGWVWGPLPQSDGVIRGRLQAHSELKLLERCPQGDRLQVSITTGRPHQIRIHLAQLGSPLLGDPLYLNDQRISDVATPGDGGYRLHAWRLQLNDLHLSCEPPSTFWFSSGSP
- a CDS encoding AI-2E family transporter, whose amino-acid sequence is MTSWPAWIRWGLVLPLLTLNLFVIRQLLLPLAPFPGLFLTAALIAFLLDIPCRWLTGRGIRRWVAIVFVTLATTGALAFAAVTLVPLLIEQLGQLINALPGLLLAAQAWVNRLQEWASIRGLPNEFGDLSSDLLSRASTLASQLSQRFLSILGATLGTTINTVIVLVLAVFFLIGGESITKGLVRWLPDEWRVVVTSTLARTFRGYFGGQVLLALILALGQIVVFTLLKIPYGVLFAVLIGFTTLIPYASALTIVAVSGLLAFQDPSTGLETLVAAIVVGQIVDQVIQPRLMGSIVGLQPAWLLIALPLGAKAGALYGLGELLGLLLAVPVASCLKTFVDAWAERQGIHAVVSNAVVNDVSAGQE